The Propionispora hippei DSM 15287 genome includes the window GGTCAGGTAAAAGGTAAAAAGACTATGGCGACGAGTACTGTGTCAGGCCCCGCACGGCATTTTCGGTCAGGATCGCTTTTTTTCAGTCTGCAGGATGTGAGTTTGATAAGCAGTGTGTAAATTAGCGACAACCTGATTCCAGGCATGAGCAAGGCTGGAGGGCACGCTAGTCAAACGCCGCTTAATTTCGGAGCCGCTAATTGACAGTCCTTGTGAGAAGGCCGGATTATTCTCCGACATTCCTGGTGCAGATCCGTTATATTTCAAACAAGGCATTCCAAGCAGGAGAAAAACTACGCCGCCTAAAATCAAGAATTTAATCTTTTTCATAATTTTTTCCTTTCTGCATAATGGTTTATCGACTTGCCGGTTGCGGGGTAAAAAGAACTGCATCATTTCCAAGCAATTCCTGCGGCCATGCAACGGATAATTGGAGAGCTCCTTCCTCGGTCCCCAGGATTCGTTCCAAGACGGCTTCGGCAACTTTTATCTTATTGCGAAGTATATCGGAAGGCTCCCGGAGATATAGAGCGTCCCACAAACATTCCAACGCACTCCAGAAAAAGGCAAGGGTTTCGTTTATACAGGTCACCTGCATGGTGCCTTCCTGATTTCCCTGCCTAATCAGGTCGACCAAGAGTGGATTAAAGACGTTTTTCGTCTCGCGCTGCCAGATTTGATAAAGCAAGTTGAATTGGTTTTCCTCACATAATTTTTCGAAAAGAACATCAAGCTGACTAGGAAGAGTCATCTGCAAAATAAAAGCCTGCAGTGTGCCTAACGCAGTGTCCCGGCGGCCCTTCAACCGGAAGGAAACAGCCAGTTCGGTGTCCCAACGGTTACATATGGCTTCCAGAATGGCTTCTTTGGTAGGAAAGTAGTAATAGAAAGTTCCTTTCGCTACACCGGCCCTTTTGACAATATCGATGATCATGGTTTGTTCGTAGCCGGCGGAGCAAAACAGCTCAAAGGCCGCATCGATCAACTCGGTCCGCCGGACTTCGGGATCTTTTCTTATTCTAGCGATAAACGGCACCCCCTAACTAATAAAACTGCATCATCTATTTATTCCATGAATAAGCTGCAATTATACTGACCTAAGTCAGTATAATTGTATAAGCAATGATAACCTTTGTCAACAAAAAGTGATCTTAGCCATATGGACGTTAAGTAAGACTAGAACGCTCGATTCTAACAAAAGTCTGATACCCATGCCGGCGGAAGCCCAAACTTTCTTCGAAAATGCAGGGATAACGC containing:
- a CDS encoding TetR/AcrR family transcriptional regulator — protein: MPFIARIRKDPEVRRTELIDAAFELFCSAGYEQTMIIDIVKRAGVAKGTFYYYFPTKEAILEAICNRWDTELAVSFRLKGRRDTALGTLQAFILQMTLPSQLDVLFEKLCEENQFNLLYQIWQRETKNVFNPLLVDLIRQGNQEGTMQVTCINETLAFFWSALECLWDALYLREPSDILRNKIKVAEAVLERILGTEEGALQLSVAWPQELLGNDAVLFTPQPASR